A stretch of the Proteus sp. ZN5 genome encodes the following:
- the gpsA gene encoding NAD(P)H-dependent glycerol-3-phosphate dehydrogenase has translation MNASMTVIGAGSYGTALAITLARNGHDVVLWGHDPEHVAALEQARCNQAFLPDVSFPDSLYMEASLQKAIEASRNILVVIPSHVFGDVLQQIKPFLRQDARVVWATKGLEAHTGRLLQDVAREVLGNEIPLAVLSGPTFAKELAAGLPTAISVASTDNTFSEELQQLFHCGKSFRVYKNPDFIGVQLGGAVKNVIAIGAGMSDGMGFGANARTALITRGLAEMSRLGKALGADAATFMGMAGLGDLVLTCTDNQSRNRRFGMMLGQGFDVDTAQEKIGQVVEGYRNTKEVRALAEQVGVEMPITEQIYQILYQHKDAKEAALSLLGRATKDEIDSNLF, from the coding sequence ATGAACGCTTCTATGACAGTTATCGGTGCCGGTTCATACGGCACCGCTTTAGCGATTACCTTAGCGCGCAATGGTCACGACGTCGTACTTTGGGGTCATGATCCTGAGCATGTTGCTGCGTTAGAACAAGCTCGCTGTAATCAGGCATTTCTGCCCGATGTTTCCTTTCCTGATAGTTTATACATGGAAGCTTCTTTGCAAAAAGCCATTGAAGCCAGCCGTAATATTCTTGTTGTGATCCCAAGCCATGTTTTTGGTGATGTATTACAACAGATCAAACCCTTTTTACGTCAGGATGCACGTGTTGTTTGGGCGACAAAAGGACTTGAGGCACATACTGGTCGCTTGTTGCAAGATGTAGCGCGTGAAGTATTAGGTAATGAAATCCCGCTAGCAGTTTTATCAGGCCCTACTTTTGCTAAAGAGCTTGCCGCTGGTTTGCCTACTGCGATTTCTGTGGCATCAACGGATAATACGTTCTCTGAAGAGCTTCAACAGCTTTTCCATTGTGGCAAAAGTTTCCGTGTTTATAAAAACCCTGACTTTATCGGTGTGCAATTAGGTGGCGCGGTAAAAAACGTGATTGCGATTGGTGCGGGTATGTCTGATGGTATGGGTTTTGGTGCGAATGCGCGTACAGCGCTGATCACCCGTGGACTTGCCGAGATGAGCCGCTTAGGTAAAGCATTAGGAGCGGATGCTGCTACGTTTATGGGAATGGCGGGGTTAGGTGATTTAGTTTTAACCTGTACCGATAACCAATCTCGTAATCGTCGATTCGGTATGATGCTAGGTCAAGGCTTTGATGTTGATACTGCCCAAGAGAAAATCGGGCAGGTCGTTGAAGGTTATCGCAATACCAAAGAGGTTCGTGCATTAGCTGAGCAAGTTGGTGTTGAAATGCCTATCACAGAGCAGATCTACCAAATTTTATACCAGCATAAAGATGCTAAAGAAGCGGCATTATCTTTATTAGGCCGTGCAACGAAAGATGAGATAGACAGTAATCTTTTCTAA